One Peromyscus leucopus breed LL Stock chromosome 20, UCI_PerLeu_2.1, whole genome shotgun sequence genomic region harbors:
- the Mcat gene encoding LOW QUALITY PROTEIN: malonyl-CoA-acyl carrier protein transacylase, mitochondrial (The sequence of the model RefSeq protein was modified relative to this genomic sequence to represent the inferred CDS: deleted 1 base in 1 codon), with the protein MSARVARAGWAWGSWGRRAASSHREPPPNAVDVAELLRDASSAEAGAQEAVARRPPAGCSVLLFPGQGSQAVGMGAGLLGFPRVRQLYEAAHRVLGYDLLELCLYGPQEDLDRTVHCQPAVFVASLAALEKLHHLQPAAIENCVAAAGFSVGEFAALVFAGAMEFSEGLYAVKVRAEAMQEASEAIPSGMLSVLGQRQSNFSFACMEAQEHCKSLGIENPVCQVSNYLFPDCRVISGHLEALQFLRKNSAKYHFKRTKMLPVSGGFHTCLMEPAVEPLVKILGTINIKKPLVAVHSNVNGHKYMHPQHIRKLLGQQVISPVKWEQTMHSIYERKKGTEFPSTFEVGPGRQLGSILKSCNRQAWKYYHHVDVMQTSVDPDL; encoded by the exons ATGAGCGCCCGGGTAGCTCGGGCCGGGTGGGCCTGGGGGTCCTGGGGACGGCGCGCCGCCTCGAGCCACCGGGAGCCGCCGCCGAACGCCGTGGACGTGGCCGAGCTGCTGCGGGACGCCAGCTCGGCCGAGGCGGGGGCCCAGGAGGCGGTGGCGCGGCGACCGCCTGCAGGCTGCTCCGTGCTGCTCTTCCCGGGCCAGGGCAGCCAGGCGGTCGGCATGGGTGCCGGCCTGCTCGGCTTCCCGCGCGTGCGCCAGCTCTACGAGGCCGCGCACCGGGTGCTGggctatgatctgctggagctgtGCCTGTACGGGCCACAGGAGGACCTGGACCGCACGGTGCACTGCCAACCCGCCGTCTTCGTGGCCTCGCTGGCCGCCTTGGAGAAGCTACATCACCTGCAGCCGGCG GCCATTGAGAACTGTGTTGCTGCAGCTGGATTCAGCGTGGGAGAGTTTGCAGCCCTCGTGTTTGCTGGGGCCATGGAGTTTTCTGAAG GTCTGTATGCGGTGAAGGTCCGAGCCGAAGCCATGCAAGAAGCATCTGAAGCCATCCCCAGTGGGATGCTGTCTGTCCTCGGCCAGCGTCAGTCCAATTTCTCCTTCGCCTGCATGGAAGCCCAGGAGCACTGCAAGTCTCTGGGCATAGAGAACCCAGTGTGCCAGGTGTCCAACTACCTCTTTCCGGACTGCAGGGTCATCTCAGGACACCTTGAG GCCCTACAGTTTCTCCGGAAGAATTCTGCTAAGTATCACTTCAAGCGCACCAAGATGTTGCCGGTGAGTGGCGGCTTCCATACCTGCCTCATGGAGCCGGCCGTGGAG CCCCTGGTGAAGATTCTAGGCACAATTAACATCAAGAAGCCACTGGTTGCTGTCCACTCCAACGTCAATGGGCATAAATACATGCACCCCCAACACATCCGGAAGCTGCTGGGGCAGCAGGTGATATCTCCGGTGAAATGGGAACAGACAATGCACTCTATCTATGAGCGGAAGAAGGGCACCGAGTTCCCCAGCACCTTTGAGGTAGGCCCAGGGCGGCAGCTGGGAAGCATCCTCAAGAGCTGCAACAGGCAGGCATGGAAGTACTACCACCACGTGGATGTGATGCAGACCAGTGTGGATCCTGACCTCTGA
- the Bik gene encoding bcl-2-interacting killer: MSEARLMARDLIKTVLHDQVPRPPVAPGAPSMKEPVEEENISPVRDLDLAECLEDRNQVALRLAYIGDEMDLCLRGPRLAQLPGIAMHRLAVTYSQTGVRGVFRSLMRGLTNLRENIWSWRVPTPGTWVLPDQARGQLFPMVLLVLLLLGGEALRLQLQ, from the exons ATGTCGGAGGCAAGACTCATGGCCAGAGACCTCATCAAGACTGTCTTGCATGACCAGGTCCCCCGACCTCCAGTGGCTCCTGGGGCTCCCAGCATGAAGGAGCCTGtggaggaagaaaatattagTCCTGTGAGAGACTTGGACCTTGCCGAGTGCCTGGAGGACAG AAACCAGGTGGCCCTGAGGCTGGCCTACATCGGTGATGAGATGGACCTGTGTCTGCGGGGCCCCCGTCTGGCCCAGCTGCCTGGGATTGCCATGCACAG ACTCGCTGTCACCTACAGCCAGACGGGGGTCAGGGGCGTTTTCAGGAGCCTGATGCGTGGCCTCACCAACCTCAGGGAAAACATTTGGTCCTGGAGAGTCCCGACTCCTGGCACCTGG GTGTTACCTGACCAGGCCCGAGGACAGCTGTTTCCCATGGTGCTGTTGGTTCTCTTGCTGCTGGGCGGCGAGGCCTTGCGTTTGCAGCTTCAGTGA